The Fusarium fujikuroi IMI 58289 draft genome, chromosome FFUJ_chr01 sequence GTGAAAGTAATCACGCATGTGCTTAGTGATCTCGGCGCGCAGTCGGAGGACATCAATTGCCTGTCGGTTCACCAACATATCAACATGACGTTCTTGCATTCTGGTCTTGGGATCCGTGAGTTTCTCTGGGATCTGCTCCATGGTAGGAGACAGAAGTTCAGGCAAAGTCTTGGCCTCCAAGGTGAGTTCACCGGCTTTAGTAAGAACCGGTACACCAACGACAGCTGCCAGGCTGTAAGCATCTGGGAAATAACAGGATAAGCATTAGGGATCCTACATATGTGGTCGCCCACTTCTATTAAATTTCTGAACATTGCGAACTTCAAACTCCTTGCCTCCTCTTCTACCATGCACTTTGACCGGTTGAGCATGACCTGTAGACGCTCAAATTCATTCACGATGTCGAGAAAGATAAGATTCTTTCCGACGACGCGCTTGGATCGAACTCGGCCACAAACGCTGACGTGCTTGGaatcatcaagaacatctcGAAAAGCTTCATGAAATTCAGGCACCGTCTTGCGCTCTGCATGATGGACGAGGCGAGGGTGTGTCTCTTCGAATAGAGGATCCTCGCTCTCTTTCTCAGCCCAGAGCTCAGTGCGACGCTGTTGCTTGAAAGACGAATATCCCTCCAGGCCATCTTGGCTCCTAGCAGCCGAAGTAGCTAGGGACCTCCCATGTGTCACGCTTTGTGAACCCTGTAATGTCCTTGAGGAATTGCCACAGCTGAGCGCATGTGAGCAACGAGCACTTGTGGTCTGGGAGATCGAATGTATCAAAGGCCGACTGGCCTGTCGCAAGTATCGTACAGACATCATGGCTTCTGTCAATGAGGTTAGCAGTGCTTCAATAACTCATTGCGAAGACATCAAAGAAATGTGTTGCACTAGAATCAGAAAATTGGCAGTTTAAATCAACCACAGCAAGCCGTGTCAATCGCAGCGGTTCTGAAGCGAGTATGCGAATTCATCATTTAGGCAAAGGGAAGAGGGATAATTGAGAGGCATATGCGTACTTACAATCATGATGGTAACATGGAACCTTCGCTCCATGtatgaagagaaaaaagaagcgATTTGGAGCCGGTCTGCGAAAATTTAAAGAGAGCCGGTTCGCCGAAAATAATCCGGCAACTTTTGGTGGAGCCATGACCGCCACATCGCAGCCTCGACAATATGTGGCGTAGTTAGTTTATGTTTTCCTTACCAACCACTCGAGGCTGAAATTTGCTCCAACGCGAACATCCATCGATCGCTTGGTCTGGCGCAGCTCCACCAATTCCGCGATAGTTTTGCGCCGGATCGTTCAATTCACCTTCGCCATCTCCAAATAGCGAATACCATCCATAAACCATCAATCATGGCTCAACAGCCCCTTCCCACGTCTATGCAGCCCACTGATATCTATGGAGGAGGTACGCGCAGCTCTAGCTCCCTATGTCGCGTCAGCCCGCCAAAGATCTCCACTAACATATGTTGATATAGATGAGGTTTCTGCCCTCGTTCTCGATCCTGGATACTGCTACACTCGAGCTGGCTTCGCTGGTGAAGATGTTCCCAAATCTATCCTCCCATCATTTTACGGTCACACAACCGGTGACAACCCTAAAGACCTGTTTGGTGATGAGTGCCTCATCCCTCGCCCCGACTTCGAAGTCCGCAACTACATGAACAAGGATAGTGTGGTGGAGGATTGGGACGTTGCTGCTCGAATTTGGGAGAACATGCTTGTCAAGCGCTTGCAACCCGAACGACAAACACCTCCCTCGAAGAACGGTCTAAACGACGACCCCAAGGCAGAAGGCCAGGACGGAGAGGGCGATGTGGCCATGGACGACGCCGATGCTGCCGAATCTGTCGAGAAGCCGTTGGGCGAGAATCCCCTCTTGATCACAGAGGCTCCCTGGAACACACCCAAGGCTCGTGAGAAGGCTATTgagatcatcatggagaacTGGGGCTGCCCTGCTTTCTGGTTGAGTCGCACTCCGGTGTTGGCAGCATTTGCCGCTGGCAAGGCTACCTCTCTAGTTATCGACGTGGGCGGTGCCAACACTTCAGTCACGGCTATTCATGACGGTATGGTGCTGAAGCGATCTATACAGAAGTCTCCTGTTGGTGGCATCTGGCTCTCCTCTCAGATTCGAAATCTCTTTGAAGCATCAGAGCCCAAGGTCGAGCTGACACCCACCTTCATGATCGAGAACAAGACGCCTGTCGACGCCCTGGCACCTCCCTCAGTCCGACTACGACACTTCCCCTTTCAGATCAACGATTCATTCCGCGCATATGAGGAAGAGCGTGTGTTGACGGAATTCAAGGAGTCAGTAGTAGAAGTCTGGCGAGGCCCCGGTCGTTACAGTGTTTCCGGCAATGAGGATTATGTTAAGACGCAACCTGGCCGCGTATTCGAAATGCCTGACGGTTATAACCAGATGTGGCGCGAGCAGCGATTCCGGGTGACAGAGGGCATGTTTGACGAGACCGTCGGATATAATGGCTCCGACGCTGAGCAACTCACCAAAGCGCAAACCATCCCCGAGCTCATCCGCTCTGCTTTGAACGCAGTTGACGTCGATCTTCGAGGCAACCTCCTGGCTAACGTTGTCGTAACTGGCAGCACTAGTCTGATCAACGGATTCAACGACCGCCTGAACAACGAGTTGATGGCGATGTACCCCGgactcaagatcaagattcaCGCGGCAGGTCTCACAAGTGAGCGACGCTTCGGTGCCTGGATTGGCGGTAGCATTCTCGCTAGTTTGGGCACTTTCCATCAGATGTGGATTTCGCGAAAGGAGTATGAGGAGAATGGACCTAATGTGGTTGAGAAGCGATGCAAGTAAAAGGCCAGGCTCTAGGTGCTTTGGCTTCTGGCGTAACGGAGTTGGGGAGAAGATGTACTTACAATCTGAAATCAGAAGGGCCTGGTAAGGCAAAAGTTCATTCTAGATGGTTAGGATAGGAATAAGCCGCCGTTCAATCAATTGCTGTAGTGAAGTGTTTGTCCAAAAGAGTAAATGTCAATCTCTTATGTGCTATACATTATTATTTGCTCTCTTCTTTTGCCTCAAGCTCCCTTTCCGCTCTCCGTTTCTGAGCCCATGTTCCAATTTCTGCCCATATACGTTCTTTTTCAGCTGGCGATAATGTAGCAGCAAGACCACTTGTGCTGCTCGACACAAACACTTTGGATCCTTCCCATTCGCCCTCGATCACCCCCATGTTCTCTGACTCGTCCTGCCAGCCATACTTGAAGGCCTTTCCAACAGGTTTGCCATGTCTCACGCGCCAAATACTCTCCCATATACTCTTACCCACCACACATACAGACTCGGGACGGTACTTGCGACACTTTTCATGAAGAATTTCAACCCCCTCGTCCATCTCCTGCTTGCTAAGCTCAGAGCCATTGCGACTGGGTCGAGCGACAATGTTGGTGAACCCCATGGAGTACAGTTCAGGGAGTTGACGATCTTCGGTTGGGCTGCAGAGACGCGGTGTAAGGCCGCTTGAGTAGAGGAGTTTCCAAAACAGGTTGGACGGATGCGCATATGCATGGCCTGTTCGTGCTGTCTGTATACCAGGGTTCAGACCGATgaagagaacgagaagaTTTGAGGCAATGGCATCTGGCAGGCCATTGAGATGTGCGTATGTTGAGGGAGGCGCATATCCGGAAGCCTGGCGtgctctctttttctttggtttaatatctttctctttgtcttcagCATCTCGCTCTATGGTCCGTTTCGATTTAGCGGCTGAAGCGGATGAGACTGAGGTCGAAATGGTGGGAGTTGTGAATCTCGGGGATCTTCGTATAGGGGAAGTCTGGCCACTTGAAGATTCGTTTGATTTGAACATGAAGTCACTCATTTGAAGACGGCCCTTGAAGGTTGCTGGCGGAGGAGGCGAGCTTGAGATATCCCGCTCCTGTTCGGCACCATCGTCACCTACAGGATCTTGAATAGTGGCCTCTTGAGCAGCTTTGCTTCTCGTCATTGTGACTAGGTAGTCTGTTGGTGTAAGTGGGAGTAACTATAGAACAGTCTAGCGGTTTTTGCCAGACAGGGAATAATGAGGCGGTTCAAAGACTTCTAATGGAATAGCACATATGCATTTAAATACGTCCCGGAGATCAATACATCATATTTGTGAATCTATCACCTGATACCTTAGCTTTAGGCAACTGTTCTACAAAATAATGTGGTAGAAGTATGAAGACTGGTCTGGCTCATTCGCCACAGGCAGCCAGATCTGAAGGTCTCCGGAGCGAGAAACAGGAGCTTTGGGTCCGACAATTAATGACCTTCTAGCTAAGAGTCTACACGAACATgttcttaaaataaaacacCTTGATAGCATTGCATACTTTCCTCGTTCTCACCAAATGGATCGTTACTATCATTGGATGTTGGGCTTCATTACATCTCCTTCATTCAAAGTATTGCTGGTAGGCAAAATATAGTGCACGGATTTTTATCGTAACCAAGGTGACCCAGGGCCTGGCCTCCTAGCAGAGTGCTATTTTCAGCACCTGTAACCCAATGTAAGCCGCCACAGCCACATAAAACAGCCCTGTCCGTTCGTGTCTGAGCTATGGGCGACAATGTCATCGTGGGGTTATGAGACATGGGAGACAGACAAGTTGACGATTACGAACCCTGCAGGTCCCTAACGAAAATCTAGATCATTTTTCCTTTTCGTGAACATCGCGGATCCCCGTAGTAGTCTCGACAAATACGACATCAGCCGTTACACTCTTTATCAGTATATTCTTTGAGTTTCTAGATCTTGAACACAAACTCTGACTGTACAAGTCGCTGAGCTTACGTACGCATCAGTTGTCATACCAGTAAATCCAATAGGAGGTGGCAGCGCAACAGCATGGGTGCTATAGCGCTCTCAGCAAAGCCGCTGCATCAGCACCAACTTTGTGAGCATGAAGCAGGATCGATGGGGTCCCTCAGCCGCCGAATCCCCCACTCTAATTGGCGGACTAAGCTCAATTGGACCTTGCGTACCAACGGAGTAGGCGGGGCAGCTGAGGGGCATCAGTGTTGCTCGACGTTGGTTGGCGTTGCATGGCAGCGTGGGAGGAGCTTCAAGCATtgtaccttaccttacttacGGTGAGGTAAACGGTGTTACAAGTCAGGTAAGAGCGTAGCAACCAGGTAGGCTAAGAGGCGTCTTAGTTGCTAGGGAAGTTGAGGTAAGACCGAAGACGTCAGGGACAACGGGAGAAGTAAAGGAAAGTTGCGGGTTGCTGTGTAAGGGTCTTTCCGAGATCGACTTCCTCCAATTCGTATTTAGATCTCAATTCTTCCCACCCCATAGTTCCTAGCTCAttactcttttcttttcttcaatACCAGCCTTTGAATACTCCGTCTTTGTGAAGTTCCTGGACGTTCGTCTTCAAGCTTCTGATCGCTCTCACCGCAACTCTCACAAACCTCACATACACTTACATCACAATGGAGGCCATCAAGCAAGCCCTTCACCTTGGCAAGTCCAATGATGCCCCTGCTGAGCCCAGCCCCGAGGCTCTCAacgagctcaaggagaagtacaCAAAGGCCGGTCAAGAGCAAGTCTTCACCTTCTACGACTCTCTCTCATCGGCCGAGCGAGGAACTCTGTACCAGCAGCTTTCTGGCTTCGACCCCGCCCATATCAACGACATCACACACCGCGCCTTGAACCCTCCCAAGACCAGCGATGAGCCCGATCGCCTCGAGCCTCTCCCCGAATCTGCCACCGCTAGCATTCTCGACTCCAGTGCCGATGATATCTCTAAGTGGTACGACTCcggtcttgacctcatctCCAAGGGTCAGGTCGCCGTTGTCCTCATGGCTGGCGGTCAGGGCACCCGTCTTGGTAGCTCTGCCCCCAAGGGCTGCTACGACATTGGCCTGCCCTCCCACAAATCTCTCTTCCAACTTCAGGGTGAGCGAATTGTCAAGATCCAGGAGCTCGCCGCCAAGAAGTCTGCTGGCTCCAACGCTGTGGTTCCCTGGTATGTCATGACCAGTGGTCCTACCCGTGGCCCTACCGAGAAGTTCTTCCAGGAAAACAACTACTTTGGCCTGAGCCAAGACAacgtcaagatcttcgagCAGGGTGTTCTGCCCTGCATCTCCAACGATGGCAAGATCCTCCTCGAGACCAAGGGCAAGGTTGCTGTTGCCCCTGATGGAAACGGTGGCCTCTACAACGCTCTTGTCGTCTCCGGTGTCGTTGATGATATGCG is a genomic window containing:
- a CDS encoding related to actin-like protein; its protein translation is MAQQPLPTSMQPTDIYGGDEVSALVLDPGYCYTRAGFAGEDVPKSILPSFYGHTTGDNPKDLFGDECLIPRPDFEVRNYMNKDSVVEDWDVAARIWENMLVKRLQPERQTPPSKNGLNDDPKAEGQDGEGDVAMDDADAAESVEKPLGENPLLITEAPWNTPKAREKAIEIIMENWGCPAFWLSRTPVLAAFAAGKATSLVIDVGGANTSVTAIHDGMVLKRSIQKSPVGGIWLSSQIRNLFEASEPKVELTPTFMIENKTPVDALAPPSVRLRHFPFQINDSFRAYEEERVLTEFKESVVEVWRGPGRYSVSGNEDYVKTQPGRVFEMPDGYNQMWREQRFRVTEGMFDETVGYNGSDAEQLTKAQTIPELIRSALNAVDVDLRGNLLANVVVTGSTSLINGFNDRLNNELMAMYPGLKIKIHAAGLTSERRFGAWIGGSILASLGTFHQMWISRKEYEENGPNVVEKRCK
- a CDS encoding related to G/T mismatch-specific thymine DNA glycosylase, encoding MTRSKAAQEATIQDPVGDDGAEQERDISSSPPPPATFKGRLQMSDFMFKSNESSSGQTSPIRRSPRFTTPTISTSVSSASAAKSKRTIERDAEDKEKDIKPKKKRARQASGYAPPSTYAHLNGLPDAIASNLLVLFIGLNPGIQTARTGHAYAHPSNLFWKLLYSSGLTPRLCSPTEDRQLPELYSMGFTNIVARPSRNGSELSKQEMDEGVEILHEKCRKYRPESVCVVGKSIWESIWRVRHGKPVGKAFKYGWQDESENMGVIEGEWEGSKVFVSSSTSGLAATLSPAEKERIWAEIGTWAQKRRAERELEAKEESK
- a CDS encoding probable UDP-N-acetylglucosamine pyrophosphorylase; translation: MEAIKQALHLGKSNDAPAEPSPEALNELKEKYTKAGQEQVFTFYDSLSSAERGTLYQQLSGFDPAHINDITHRALNPPKTSDEPDRLEPLPESATASILDSSADDISKWYDSGLDLISKGQVAVVLMAGGQGTRLGSSAPKGCYDIGLPSHKSLFQLQGERIVKIQELAAKKSAGSNAVVPWYVMTSGPTRGPTEKFFQENNYFGLSQDNVKIFEQGVLPCISNDGKILLETKGKVAVAPDGNGGLYNALVVSGVVDDMRKRGIQHIHAYCVDNCLVKVADPVFIGFSAALNVDIATKVVRKRNATESVGLILSKNGKPDVVEYSEIDKATAEELDPKQSDLLRFRAANIVNHYYSFSFLDSIPQWAHKLPHHIARKKIPSADLESGETVKPEKPNGIKLEQFVFDVFPFLTLDKFASLEVKREDEFSPLKNAPGTGEDDPDTSKADIMTQGKRWVEAAGAIVVGDKADVGVEVSPLISYGGEGLEKLKGTEITPPTLLWRE